In Rosa chinensis cultivar Old Blush chromosome 1, RchiOBHm-V2, whole genome shotgun sequence, a genomic segment contains:
- the LOC112192504 gene encoding leucine--tRNA ligase, cytoplasmic isoform X1: MRVKWTTKLHCRSLFKRYFFSSSTEMAEEGGKSFARRDHLLEIEAKARSWWEDKQVFRAQSRAEPPGPGEKFFGNFPFPYMNGYLHLGHAFSLSKLEFAAAYHRLRGANVLLPFAFHCTGMPIKASADKLVREIQQFGEPPVFPKQVEKGNEEVEVEAEDVNAGEPPAKHKGKKSKAASKSSGEVYQWEIMQSFGLSDSDISKFQDPYKWLTYFPPLAVEDLKAFGLGCDWRRSFITTDMNPFFDGFVRWQVRKLKSMGKIVKDLRYTIYSPMDGQPCADHDRSSGEGVQPQEYTVIKMELMAPFPSKLGVLEGRKVFLAAATLRPETMYGQTNAWVLPDGKYGAYEVNETDVFILTQRAARNLAYQKYSRVPEKPTCLVELTGYDLIGLPLKSPLAVNQIIYALPMLTVLTDKGTGIVTSVPTDSPDDYMALHDLKSKPAFRAKFGVKDEWVLPFEIIPIIDIPGYGNKAAEKVCADLKIKSQNEKEKLAEAKRLTYLKGFNEGTLIVGEFKGRKVQEVKPLIRSKLIEAGEAISYSEPEKRVLSRSGDECVVALTDQWYITYGETEWKKLAEECLSGMNLYSDETRHGFEHTLSWLNQWACSRSFGLGTRIPWDEEFLVESLSDSTIYMAYYTIAHFLHNGDMYGSSKSAIKPEQMTDEVWDFIFCDGPYPKSSDISSSILSEMKQEFEYWYPFDLRVSGKDLIQNHLTFCIYNHTAIMSKKHWPRGFRCNGHIMLNAQKMSKSTGNFRTIRQAIVEFSADATRFSLADAGDGVDDANFAFDTANAAILRLTKEISWMEEVLGANSSLRPGPPTTYADRVFANEINIAVNRTEQNYSDYMFREALKTGFYDLQAARDEYRFSCGAGGMNRDLVWRFMDVQTRLITPICPHYGEYVWRELLKKDGFVVNAGWPLADAPDLTLQSANKYLQDSIISMRKLLQKQVSSSKKGKKGTPVTVLTEDNNLTGLIYVNEHFDGWKAECLKILQINFNRDSRTFSSDKMIQEELQKSSIGQSKDFRQIQKLCMPFMKFKKDEAIAIGAQALDLKLPFGEIEVLQENLDLIKRQLGLQEVEILSATNPDALSKAGSLVKLLEQNPPAPGSPTAIFLT; encoded by the exons ATGAGAGTAAAGTGGACGACAAAGCTCCACTGTCGCAGTTTGTTTAAAAG GTACTTTTTTAGTAGTAGTACTGAGATGGCGGAGGAAGGCGGCAAGAGCTTTGCCAGGAGAGACCATCTCCTAGAGATTGAGGCAAAGGCTCGAAGCTGGTGGGAAGACAAACAAGTTTTCAGGGCCCAGTCTCGTGCAGAGCCGCCCGGCCCAGGGGAGAAGTTCTTTGGAAACTTCCCCTTCCCTTATATGAACGGTTATCTGCATCTCGGACATGCCTTCTCACTGTCGAAGCTGGAGTTTGCTGCAGCCTATCATCGATTGAGAGGCGCAAATGTCCTCTTGCCTTTTGCTTTTCACTGTACTGGCATGCCCATCAAAGCCTCTGCCGATAAGCTTGTTAGGGAGATTCAACAGTTTGGAGAACCTCCTGTTTTTCCCAAACAAGTGGAGAAAGGGAACGAGGAAGTGGAAGTGGAAGCAGAGGATGTCAATGCAGGCGAACCTCCAGCCAAGCATAAGGGAAAGAAGTCAAAGGCTGCATCAAAATCAAGCGGCGAAGTGTACCAATGGGAAATTATGCAGAGCTTTGGCCTCTCCGACAGTGACATATCCAAATTTCAGGACCCTTATAAGTGGTTGACTTATTTTCCCCCATTGGCTGTGGAGGACCTCAAGGCTTTTGGCCTGGGCTGTGACTGGAGACGTTCCTTTATTACTACAGACATGAACCCTTTTTTCGACGGCTTTGTGAGGTGGCAGGTTAGGAAACTGAAATCCATGGGTAAGATTGTCAAAGATCTCCGTTACACGATATACTCTCCGATGGATGGGCAACCCTGTGCAGATCATGATAGGTCCAGTGGTGAAGGAGTTCAGCCCCAAGAATATACTGTCATCAAAATGGAACTGATGGCACCTTTTCCTTCTAAATTGGGAGTGTTGGAGGGGAGGAAAGTGTTCCTTGCTGCAGCAACACTGAGACCTGAGACCATGTATGGACAAACAAATGCATGGGTATTGCCTGATGGTAAGTATGGTGCATATGAAGTCAATGAAACAGATGTGTTCATTCTTACACAGAGAGCAGCACGTAATCTTGCTTATCAAAAGTACTCTAGGGTCCCAGAGAAACCTACTTGCTTGGTTGAACTGACTGGTTACGATTTGATTGGCCTTCCATTGAAGTCGCCACTAGCAGTGAATCAGATTATTTATGCTCTTCCTATGTTGACTGTCCTAACAGACAAAGGTACTGGGATTGTGACCAGTGTACCTACTGATTCTCCGGATGACTATATGGCCTTGCATGACTTGAAATCAAAACCTGCTTTTAGGGCAAAATTTGGTGTGAAAGATGAGTGGGTACTGCCCTTTGAGATTATCCCAATCATCGATATTCCAGGATATGGAAATAAGGCTGCGGAAAAGGTCTGTGCAGATCTCAAGATCAAAAGCCAGAATGAGAAAGAGAAGCTAGCAGAAGCCAAGAGGTTGACATACTTGAAAGGATTCAATGAAGGAACACTGATTGTGGGGGAATTTAAGGGAAGGAAAGTCCAGGAGGTTAAACCCTTGATAAGGAGCAAGCTTATAGAGGCAGGGGAGGCAATATCATATAGTGAACCTGAGAAGCGGGTACTATCACGATCAGGTGATGAATGTGTTGTGGCGCTTACAGATCAATGGTACATCACTTATGGGgaaactgaatggaaaaaattGGCTGAGGAGTGCTTGTCCGGCATGAATTTGTATTCTGATGAGACACGGCATGGATTTGAACACACATTGAGCTGGTTGAATCAGTGGGCTTGTTCACGATCTTTTGGTCTTGGGACTCGCATCCCCTGGGATGAAGAATTCTTAGTTGAGTCATTGTCTGATTCAACTATTTACATGGCTTATTACACCATTGCTCACTTCCTACACAACGGAGACATGTATGGTTCCAGCAAATCTGCAATTAAACCTGAACAAATGACTGATGAGGTCTGGGATTTTATTTTCTGTGACGGCCCATATCCTAAATCATCCGACATCTCATCATCAATTCTGAGTGAGATGAAGCAGGAGTTTGAATATTGGTATCCTTTTGATCTTCGGGTGTCTGGCAAGGATCTAATACAAAATCATTTAACCTTCTGCATCTACAACCATACAGCTATTATGTCCAAGAAGCACTGGCCTCGTGGTTTCAGATGCAATGGGCACATAATGCTCAATGCTCAGAAAATGTCCAAGTCCACAGGAAACTTTAGGACAATTCGCCAGGCAATTGTGGAATTTTCAGCTGATGCCACTCGCTTTTCTTTGGCTGATGCTGGAGATGGTGTTGATGATGCAAATTTTGCATTTGACACTGCCAATGCTGCAATCCTGCGGCTCACTAAAGAGATCTCATGGATGGAAGAAGTTTTAGGTGCAAACTCTTCTTTGAGACCAGGACCCCCAACTACTTATGCTGACAGGGTCTTTGCGAATGAGATAAATATTGCTGTGAACAGGACTGAGCAGAATTACAGCGATTACATGTTCCGAGAAGCCCTCAAGACTGGATTTTATGATCTTCAGGCTGCTAGGGATGAGTATCGGTTTTCATGTGGTGCTGGGGGAATGAATCGTGATTTGGTGTGGCGTTTTATGGATGTGCAGACACGTCTTATTACTCCAATCTGCCCACACTACGGAGAATACGTATGGAGGGAACTTTTGAAGAAGGATGGCTTTGTGGTAAACGCAGGATGGCCTTTGGCTGACGCTCCGGACCTAACCCTCCAGAGTGCCAATAAATATTTGCAGGACTCAATCATTTCAATGAGGAAGCTCCTCCAAAAGCAAGTTTCAAGCTCAAAGAAGGGTAAGAAGGGTACTCCAGTCACAGTGTTGACAGAAGACAACAATCTGACCGGCTTAATCTATGTGAACGAGCACTTTGATGGATGGAAGGCAGAGTGCCTGAAAATCCTCCAAATTAACTTTAACAGAGACAGTCGTACTTTTTCTTCAGACAAGATGATACAAGAAGAGTTGCAAAAAAGTTCTATTGGTCAGTCGAAAGATTTTAGACAAATCCAAAAGCTTTGTATGCCTTTCATGAAGTTCAAGAAGGATGAGGCAATTGCAATTGGGGCTCAGGCCTTGGATTTGAAGCTGCCTTTTGGTGAGATTGAGGTCCTTCAAGAGAACTTGGACTTAATTAAGAGACAACTTGGTCTTCAAGAGGTAGAAATATTGTCTGCTACAAATCCTGATGCACTTTCTAAAGCCGGTTCGCTTGTCAAACTGTTAGAGCAGAATCCTCCAGCACCCGGAAGCCCTACTGCTATCTTCTTGACCTG A
- the LOC112192521 gene encoding uncharacterized protein SYNPCC7002_A1590 isoform X1 produces MAVSSLSINLWHPFEYSRTGRSPRLKLKHVLFAPTKRRLRVSAVSTPPKARFVARRTQSVPVPQLERPLSEYMSLPASQYSVLDAERIERVDDNTFRCYVYRFKFFAFEVCPVLLVRVEEQPNGCCIKLLSCKLEGSPIVVAQNDKFDAYMVNQISCGSNKSSSSLQQLSSETVIEVSIEIPFAFRAIPAQAIESSGTQVLEQILRIMLPRFLAQLVKDYRAWASGDRSRQPLGTGEI; encoded by the exons ATGGCAGTGAGCTCACTCTCCATAAACTTGTGGCATCCCTTCGAATACTCTCGCACCGGAAGGTCTCCACGGCTCAAACTCAAGCATGTGCTCTTCGCTCCCACGAAACGCCGCCTTCGCGTTTCGGCCGTTTCGACGCCGCCCAAAGCCCGTTTCGTCGCCCGTCGGACCCAGTCCGTCCCGGTTCCCCAGCTCGAACGGCCTCTAA GTGAATACATGAGCTTGCCGGCGAGTCAGTACTCGGTTTTGGACGCGGAGAGGATAGAGAGAGTGGACGACAACACGTTCAGGTGCTATGTGTATAGATTCAAGTTCTTTGCTTTCGAGGTCTGCCCTGTTCTTCTTGTTAGAGTCGAAGAGCAGCCCAATGGCTGTTGCATTAAGCTCTTGTCCTGCAAG CTTGAGGGGTCACCCATTGTGGTTGCGCAGAATGACAAGTTTGACG CTTATATGGTGAACCAAATATCATGTGGAAGCAACAAAAGCAGTTCATCACTGCAACAACTCAGTTCAGAAACTGTCATTGAG GTCAGTATTGAGATTCCGTTTGCATTTCGTGCAATTCCAGCGCAAGCTATTGAATCTTCTGGGACCCAAGTCCTTGAACAAATACTAAGAATTATGCTTCCTCGATTTTTAGCGCAG CTTGTGAAGGACTATCGAGCATGGGCCTCTGGTGATAGATCAAGACAGCCTCTTGGAACTGGCGAGATATGA
- the LOC112192521 gene encoding uncharacterized protein LOC112192521 isoform X2, giving the protein MAVSSLSINLWHPFEYSRTGRSPRLKLKHVLFAPTKRRLRVSAVSTPPKARFVARRTQSVPVPQLERPLSEYMSLPASQYSVLDAERIERVDDNTFRCYVYRFKFFAFEVCPVLLVRVEEQPNGCCIKLLSCKLEGSPIVVAQNDKFDAYMVNQISCGSNKSSSSLQQLSSETVIEVSIEIPFAFRAIPAQAIESSGTQVLEQILRIMLPRFLAQETISSK; this is encoded by the exons ATGGCAGTGAGCTCACTCTCCATAAACTTGTGGCATCCCTTCGAATACTCTCGCACCGGAAGGTCTCCACGGCTCAAACTCAAGCATGTGCTCTTCGCTCCCACGAAACGCCGCCTTCGCGTTTCGGCCGTTTCGACGCCGCCCAAAGCCCGTTTCGTCGCCCGTCGGACCCAGTCCGTCCCGGTTCCCCAGCTCGAACGGCCTCTAA GTGAATACATGAGCTTGCCGGCGAGTCAGTACTCGGTTTTGGACGCGGAGAGGATAGAGAGAGTGGACGACAACACGTTCAGGTGCTATGTGTATAGATTCAAGTTCTTTGCTTTCGAGGTCTGCCCTGTTCTTCTTGTTAGAGTCGAAGAGCAGCCCAATGGCTGTTGCATTAAGCTCTTGTCCTGCAAG CTTGAGGGGTCACCCATTGTGGTTGCGCAGAATGACAAGTTTGACG CTTATATGGTGAACCAAATATCATGTGGAAGCAACAAAAGCAGTTCATCACTGCAACAACTCAGTTCAGAAACTGTCATTGAG GTCAGTATTGAGATTCCGTTTGCATTTCGTGCAATTCCAGCGCAAGCTATTGAATCTTCTGGGACCCAAGTCCTTGAACAAATACTAAGAATTATGCTTCCTCGATTTTTAGCGCAG gaaacaatttcatcaaaatag
- the LOC112192504 gene encoding leucine--tRNA ligase, cytoplasmic isoform X2 — MAEEGGKSFARRDHLLEIEAKARSWWEDKQVFRAQSRAEPPGPGEKFFGNFPFPYMNGYLHLGHAFSLSKLEFAAAYHRLRGANVLLPFAFHCTGMPIKASADKLVREIQQFGEPPVFPKQVEKGNEEVEVEAEDVNAGEPPAKHKGKKSKAASKSSGEVYQWEIMQSFGLSDSDISKFQDPYKWLTYFPPLAVEDLKAFGLGCDWRRSFITTDMNPFFDGFVRWQVRKLKSMGKIVKDLRYTIYSPMDGQPCADHDRSSGEGVQPQEYTVIKMELMAPFPSKLGVLEGRKVFLAAATLRPETMYGQTNAWVLPDGKYGAYEVNETDVFILTQRAARNLAYQKYSRVPEKPTCLVELTGYDLIGLPLKSPLAVNQIIYALPMLTVLTDKGTGIVTSVPTDSPDDYMALHDLKSKPAFRAKFGVKDEWVLPFEIIPIIDIPGYGNKAAEKVCADLKIKSQNEKEKLAEAKRLTYLKGFNEGTLIVGEFKGRKVQEVKPLIRSKLIEAGEAISYSEPEKRVLSRSGDECVVALTDQWYITYGETEWKKLAEECLSGMNLYSDETRHGFEHTLSWLNQWACSRSFGLGTRIPWDEEFLVESLSDSTIYMAYYTIAHFLHNGDMYGSSKSAIKPEQMTDEVWDFIFCDGPYPKSSDISSSILSEMKQEFEYWYPFDLRVSGKDLIQNHLTFCIYNHTAIMSKKHWPRGFRCNGHIMLNAQKMSKSTGNFRTIRQAIVEFSADATRFSLADAGDGVDDANFAFDTANAAILRLTKEISWMEEVLGANSSLRPGPPTTYADRVFANEINIAVNRTEQNYSDYMFREALKTGFYDLQAARDEYRFSCGAGGMNRDLVWRFMDVQTRLITPICPHYGEYVWRELLKKDGFVVNAGWPLADAPDLTLQSANKYLQDSIISMRKLLQKQVSSSKKGKKGTPVTVLTEDNNLTGLIYVNEHFDGWKAECLKILQINFNRDSRTFSSDKMIQEELQKSSIGQSKDFRQIQKLCMPFMKFKKDEAIAIGAQALDLKLPFGEIEVLQENLDLIKRQLGLQEVEILSATNPDALSKAGSLVKLLEQNPPAPGSPTAIFLT, encoded by the exons ATGGCGGAGGAAGGCGGCAAGAGCTTTGCCAGGAGAGACCATCTCCTAGAGATTGAGGCAAAGGCTCGAAGCTGGTGGGAAGACAAACAAGTTTTCAGGGCCCAGTCTCGTGCAGAGCCGCCCGGCCCAGGGGAGAAGTTCTTTGGAAACTTCCCCTTCCCTTATATGAACGGTTATCTGCATCTCGGACATGCCTTCTCACTGTCGAAGCTGGAGTTTGCTGCAGCCTATCATCGATTGAGAGGCGCAAATGTCCTCTTGCCTTTTGCTTTTCACTGTACTGGCATGCCCATCAAAGCCTCTGCCGATAAGCTTGTTAGGGAGATTCAACAGTTTGGAGAACCTCCTGTTTTTCCCAAACAAGTGGAGAAAGGGAACGAGGAAGTGGAAGTGGAAGCAGAGGATGTCAATGCAGGCGAACCTCCAGCCAAGCATAAGGGAAAGAAGTCAAAGGCTGCATCAAAATCAAGCGGCGAAGTGTACCAATGGGAAATTATGCAGAGCTTTGGCCTCTCCGACAGTGACATATCCAAATTTCAGGACCCTTATAAGTGGTTGACTTATTTTCCCCCATTGGCTGTGGAGGACCTCAAGGCTTTTGGCCTGGGCTGTGACTGGAGACGTTCCTTTATTACTACAGACATGAACCCTTTTTTCGACGGCTTTGTGAGGTGGCAGGTTAGGAAACTGAAATCCATGGGTAAGATTGTCAAAGATCTCCGTTACACGATATACTCTCCGATGGATGGGCAACCCTGTGCAGATCATGATAGGTCCAGTGGTGAAGGAGTTCAGCCCCAAGAATATACTGTCATCAAAATGGAACTGATGGCACCTTTTCCTTCTAAATTGGGAGTGTTGGAGGGGAGGAAAGTGTTCCTTGCTGCAGCAACACTGAGACCTGAGACCATGTATGGACAAACAAATGCATGGGTATTGCCTGATGGTAAGTATGGTGCATATGAAGTCAATGAAACAGATGTGTTCATTCTTACACAGAGAGCAGCACGTAATCTTGCTTATCAAAAGTACTCTAGGGTCCCAGAGAAACCTACTTGCTTGGTTGAACTGACTGGTTACGATTTGATTGGCCTTCCATTGAAGTCGCCACTAGCAGTGAATCAGATTATTTATGCTCTTCCTATGTTGACTGTCCTAACAGACAAAGGTACTGGGATTGTGACCAGTGTACCTACTGATTCTCCGGATGACTATATGGCCTTGCATGACTTGAAATCAAAACCTGCTTTTAGGGCAAAATTTGGTGTGAAAGATGAGTGGGTACTGCCCTTTGAGATTATCCCAATCATCGATATTCCAGGATATGGAAATAAGGCTGCGGAAAAGGTCTGTGCAGATCTCAAGATCAAAAGCCAGAATGAGAAAGAGAAGCTAGCAGAAGCCAAGAGGTTGACATACTTGAAAGGATTCAATGAAGGAACACTGATTGTGGGGGAATTTAAGGGAAGGAAAGTCCAGGAGGTTAAACCCTTGATAAGGAGCAAGCTTATAGAGGCAGGGGAGGCAATATCATATAGTGAACCTGAGAAGCGGGTACTATCACGATCAGGTGATGAATGTGTTGTGGCGCTTACAGATCAATGGTACATCACTTATGGGgaaactgaatggaaaaaattGGCTGAGGAGTGCTTGTCCGGCATGAATTTGTATTCTGATGAGACACGGCATGGATTTGAACACACATTGAGCTGGTTGAATCAGTGGGCTTGTTCACGATCTTTTGGTCTTGGGACTCGCATCCCCTGGGATGAAGAATTCTTAGTTGAGTCATTGTCTGATTCAACTATTTACATGGCTTATTACACCATTGCTCACTTCCTACACAACGGAGACATGTATGGTTCCAGCAAATCTGCAATTAAACCTGAACAAATGACTGATGAGGTCTGGGATTTTATTTTCTGTGACGGCCCATATCCTAAATCATCCGACATCTCATCATCAATTCTGAGTGAGATGAAGCAGGAGTTTGAATATTGGTATCCTTTTGATCTTCGGGTGTCTGGCAAGGATCTAATACAAAATCATTTAACCTTCTGCATCTACAACCATACAGCTATTATGTCCAAGAAGCACTGGCCTCGTGGTTTCAGATGCAATGGGCACATAATGCTCAATGCTCAGAAAATGTCCAAGTCCACAGGAAACTTTAGGACAATTCGCCAGGCAATTGTGGAATTTTCAGCTGATGCCACTCGCTTTTCTTTGGCTGATGCTGGAGATGGTGTTGATGATGCAAATTTTGCATTTGACACTGCCAATGCTGCAATCCTGCGGCTCACTAAAGAGATCTCATGGATGGAAGAAGTTTTAGGTGCAAACTCTTCTTTGAGACCAGGACCCCCAACTACTTATGCTGACAGGGTCTTTGCGAATGAGATAAATATTGCTGTGAACAGGACTGAGCAGAATTACAGCGATTACATGTTCCGAGAAGCCCTCAAGACTGGATTTTATGATCTTCAGGCTGCTAGGGATGAGTATCGGTTTTCATGTGGTGCTGGGGGAATGAATCGTGATTTGGTGTGGCGTTTTATGGATGTGCAGACACGTCTTATTACTCCAATCTGCCCACACTACGGAGAATACGTATGGAGGGAACTTTTGAAGAAGGATGGCTTTGTGGTAAACGCAGGATGGCCTTTGGCTGACGCTCCGGACCTAACCCTCCAGAGTGCCAATAAATATTTGCAGGACTCAATCATTTCAATGAGGAAGCTCCTCCAAAAGCAAGTTTCAAGCTCAAAGAAGGGTAAGAAGGGTACTCCAGTCACAGTGTTGACAGAAGACAACAATCTGACCGGCTTAATCTATGTGAACGAGCACTTTGATGGATGGAAGGCAGAGTGCCTGAAAATCCTCCAAATTAACTTTAACAGAGACAGTCGTACTTTTTCTTCAGACAAGATGATACAAGAAGAGTTGCAAAAAAGTTCTATTGGTCAGTCGAAAGATTTTAGACAAATCCAAAAGCTTTGTATGCCTTTCATGAAGTTCAAGAAGGATGAGGCAATTGCAATTGGGGCTCAGGCCTTGGATTTGAAGCTGCCTTTTGGTGAGATTGAGGTCCTTCAAGAGAACTTGGACTTAATTAAGAGACAACTTGGTCTTCAAGAGGTAGAAATATTGTCTGCTACAAATCCTGATGCACTTTCTAAAGCCGGTTCGCTTGTCAAACTGTTAGAGCAGAATCCTCCAGCACCCGGAAGCCCTACTGCTATCTTCTTGACCTG A